A single Pseudomonas brassicacearum DNA region contains:
- a CDS encoding aminotransferase class I/II-fold pyridoxal phosphate-dependent enzyme yields MNQTAQAPHHFTHYRKMISLADQNWQGTEAGKISGLNVEVKTPNVLVDQYGRTFHHFCTTSYLGLDYHPALLDGAMTALWETGTLRVANSRNRCKLAILDQYETQLSELFGASCLSALSCSAASAGILPLLASGAFTNQCSPVMVFDKHAHYSMNHSKAACADETQVITCPHNDMDFIEDLCKRQRSVAYVADSAYSMGGLADLDSLMYLKQRYGLFLYLDDSHALSTVGESGAGLVRSRIPAVDERTLIVASLAKSFGASGGLVMFGSERHKALVQRYGGPSNWSQSLNAAAIGAGMASIRLHRSREFSALQERLQANIRFFDSLVRTEQRGSPMAIRMVPCGEATLANSLAVELAELGYFTSAVFFPVLPQGKAAIRITLRADMESKVIRSFCEKVTELLLSHGRDIRP; encoded by the coding sequence ATGAACCAGACGGCTCAAGCGCCCCATCACTTCACCCACTACCGCAAGATGATTTCCCTCGCAGACCAGAACTGGCAGGGCACCGAAGCCGGAAAAATCTCAGGCCTGAATGTCGAGGTCAAGACACCCAATGTGCTGGTCGATCAATACGGCCGCACCTTTCATCACTTCTGTACCACGTCCTACCTGGGCCTGGACTATCACCCCGCGTTGCTGGACGGCGCCATGACTGCCCTGTGGGAAACCGGCACCCTGCGGGTCGCCAACTCAAGAAATCGCTGCAAGCTGGCGATCCTGGACCAGTACGAAACCCAATTGTCGGAACTGTTTGGCGCCAGTTGCCTCAGTGCCCTGTCGTGCAGTGCTGCAAGCGCCGGAATCCTGCCGCTGCTGGCCAGCGGCGCGTTCACCAACCAGTGTTCGCCGGTCATGGTGTTCGACAAACACGCCCATTACTCGATGAACCACAGCAAGGCCGCCTGCGCCGATGAAACCCAGGTCATCACCTGCCCGCACAACGACATGGATTTCATTGAAGACTTGTGCAAACGCCAGCGCAGCGTGGCTTACGTAGCCGACAGTGCCTACAGCATGGGCGGATTGGCGGACCTGGACAGCCTGATGTATCTCAAGCAGCGCTATGGCCTGTTTCTCTATCTGGATGACTCCCACGCACTGTCTACGGTCGGGGAGTCCGGCGCAGGCCTGGTCCGTTCGCGCATCCCTGCCGTGGACGAGCGCACCCTTATCGTTGCTTCACTGGCCAAGTCATTCGGCGCCAGTGGCGGGCTGGTCATGTTTGGCAGTGAACGGCACAAAGCGCTGGTGCAGCGTTACGGTGGGCCGAGCAATTGGTCCCAGAGCCTGAACGCTGCGGCCATCGGCGCCGGCATGGCCTCGATCCGCCTTCACCGCAGCCGAGAATTCAGCGCCTTGCAGGAGCGTTTGCAGGCTAACATCCGCTTCTTCGACAGCCTCGTGCGCACCGAACAGCGCGGCAGTCCCATGGCAATCCGTATGGTGCCCTGCGGTGAAGCGACGCTGGCCAACAGCCTGGCCGTCGAACTGGCCGAACTGGGGTATTTCACCTCGGCGGTTTTTTTCCCCGTGTTGCCGCAAGGCAAGGCCGCTATTCGCATTACCCTGCGCGCCGACATGGAGTCGAAAGTAATTCGCTCGTTTTGCGAAAAGGTCACCGAACTGCTGCTGAGCCACGGGCGTGACATCCGCCCTTGA
- the fos gene encoding fosfomycin resistance glutathione transferase: MLTGLNHLTLAVTELDRSVAFYNELLQLRLEAKWNSGAYLSLPGLWLCLSLDPLRRPEPAADYTHYALSIDAEDFPVLVARLNAARVSSWRDNRSEGDSFYFLDPDGHKFEVHVGDLASRLKACRQAPYVGMVFFTEP, translated from the coding sequence ATGCTCACAGGCCTCAATCACCTGACCCTTGCTGTCACCGAGCTGGATCGCAGTGTGGCTTTTTATAACGAGCTATTGCAGCTGCGTCTTGAAGCCAAGTGGAACAGCGGGGCCTATTTATCGCTGCCGGGTTTGTGGTTGTGCCTGTCTCTCGACCCATTGCGCAGGCCCGAGCCGGCGGCGGACTACACTCATTATGCTTTGAGCATCGATGCCGAGGATTTCCCGGTGCTGGTGGCGCGGCTGAACGCGGCCCGGGTGTCATCGTGGCGAGACAACCGTAGCGAGGGTGATTCGTTCTACTTTCTCGACCCGGACGGGCACAAGTTCGAAGTCCATGTGGGCGACCTGGCGTCGCGGTTGAAGGCCTGTCGGCAGGCACCGTATGTCGGCATGGTGTTTTTTACCGAGCCGTGA
- a CDS encoding GGDEF domain-containing protein has translation MDTRSSAPLASYIDLLLDAVCAVDGQGRFVFVSAACEEIFGYTPQELIGQPMIDLVHPADRQRTLEAAREIMDGEPKLNFENRYLRKDGRVVHILWSARWSPADQLRIAVARDITERKQAESRQAALYAISEAAHAAADLMALFKRIHLIIGEWLPALNFSVALYDEQCSQLNFPYHVDDRERQPELPGTVTGRLCAEVIRSGQPILLTPGGSHLPPGFDDLVAQPDAPCWLGVPLNSQSGTIGALIVKSAPNNVRYTEQDKELLQYVCVQITVAIERKQLHARLQHMAQYDQLTQVPNRELLRERFKCALTTARAASGRMALLYIDLDRFKQVNDTYGHGVGDMLLQAVAKRLKGCIRDTDTVARIGGDEFVVLLHSIHALEDAQSVQEKIRHALAQPLRLDGHCLSIEPSIGVACFPDHGTEDVALFRHADEAMYAAKRRNHRVLDIG, from the coding sequence ATGGACACTCGAAGTTCCGCGCCGCTGGCCAGCTACATCGACCTTCTGCTGGACGCGGTGTGTGCCGTCGACGGCCAAGGGCGTTTCGTGTTTGTCAGCGCTGCCTGTGAAGAAATTTTTGGCTACACCCCGCAGGAACTGATCGGCCAGCCGATGATCGATCTGGTGCACCCTGCCGACCGCCAGCGGACCCTTGAGGCGGCGCGGGAGATCATGGATGGCGAGCCCAAGCTCAATTTCGAGAACCGTTACCTGCGCAAGGACGGTCGAGTGGTGCACATCCTGTGGTCGGCGCGCTGGTCGCCGGCGGACCAACTGCGCATCGCCGTGGCTCGGGACATCACCGAACGCAAGCAGGCGGAGTCCCGGCAGGCGGCGTTGTATGCGATTTCCGAGGCGGCCCATGCCGCGGCGGACCTGATGGCCCTGTTCAAGCGCATCCACCTGATTATTGGCGAGTGGTTGCCGGCGCTGAATTTTTCGGTGGCGCTGTATGACGAACAATGTTCGCAGCTTAACTTCCCCTATCACGTCGATGACCGGGAAAGGCAGCCCGAATTGCCGGGCACGGTCACCGGGCGTTTGTGCGCCGAGGTGATTCGCAGTGGCCAGCCTATCCTGCTGACGCCCGGTGGCAGTCACTTGCCGCCGGGGTTCGACGACCTTGTGGCACAGCCAGACGCGCCTTGTTGGCTGGGCGTGCCGCTGAACTCGCAGAGTGGCACGATTGGCGCGCTGATCGTCAAGAGTGCGCCGAACAACGTGCGTTACACCGAGCAGGACAAGGAGCTGCTGCAATACGTCTGCGTCCAGATCACCGTCGCCATCGAGCGCAAGCAGTTGCATGCCCGGTTGCAGCATATGGCTCAGTACGATCAACTGACCCAGGTGCCCAACCGCGAATTACTTCGTGAACGGTTCAAGTGCGCACTGACCACCGCCCGTGCTGCGTCCGGGCGCATGGCCTTGCTGTACATCGACCTGGACCGTTTCAAGCAGGTCAACGACACCTATGGCCACGGGGTTGGCGACATGTTGCTACAAGCGGTGGCCAAGCGTCTCAAGGGCTGTATCCGCGACACTGACACCGTGGCACGTATTGGCGGGGACGAGTTCGTGGTCCTGCTGCACAGCATCCATGCCTTGGAGGATGCCCAAAGCGTACAGGAGAAAATCCGCCATGCACTGGCCCAGCCGCTGCGTCTGGACGGGCACTGCCTGAGCATCGAGCCGAGCATCGGTGTGGCCTGTTTCCCCGATCATGGCACTGAAGATGTTGCCCTGTTCCGCCACGCCGACGAGGCGATGTATGCCGCCAAACGCCGGAATCACAGGGTGTTGGATATCGGATAG
- a CDS encoding DUF4142 domain-containing protein: MSRMASFFRITSVVVLMGLGANSAWAQSPAEFINDASAKGMADIETSRMAHGKAESREVKDYTIMVINDRTTANQHLAKIAKKLDLPVAPREEVADKAKALMPQVKEGESFEAAYAASQVKATEEAIAQIQQEAQTTEVPEIKAFADETLPKLQTHLEMARALQASR; encoded by the coding sequence ATGAGCCGTATGGCCAGCTTTTTTCGCATCACCAGTGTCGTCGTGCTGATGGGCCTGGGTGCCAACAGTGCCTGGGCCCAATCGCCTGCCGAATTCATCAACGATGCTTCAGCCAAAGGCATGGCCGACATCGAGACAAGTCGCATGGCCCACGGGAAAGCCGAATCCAGGGAGGTCAAGGACTACACCATCATGGTGATCAACGACCGCACCACGGCCAATCAACACCTGGCGAAGATCGCCAAGAAGCTTGACTTGCCCGTCGCTCCCCGGGAAGAAGTGGCTGACAAGGCCAAGGCCCTGATGCCGCAAGTCAAGGAAGGCGAGTCGTTCGAGGCTGCGTATGCCGCCAGCCAGGTCAAGGCCACCGAGGAGGCCATTGCGCAGATCCAGCAGGAGGCCCAGACCACCGAAGTGCCGGAGATCAAGGCCTTCGCCGATGAAACCCTGCCTAAACTGCAGACCCACCTCGAGATGGCCAGGGCGCTGCAGGCCAGCCGTTGA
- a CDS encoding low affinity iron permease family protein, whose translation MTFAKIAQKLALWAGSPKTFLGAIVLLALWALSGPLFDFNDTWQLIINTSTTIITFLMVFLIQNTQNRDTDILHLKVDELLRATKEAQNAMLGLESLDLKQLEALRKHYQAMGQGEAKSLEGLEEKNKVDLNQC comes from the coding sequence ATGACGTTCGCAAAAATCGCTCAAAAACTGGCCCTCTGGGCGGGGAGCCCCAAGACATTCCTGGGCGCCATCGTCTTGTTGGCGCTCTGGGCCCTCAGCGGACCTCTTTTCGACTTCAATGACACATGGCAACTGATCATCAATACATCAACGACGATCATTACCTTCCTGATGGTGTTCCTGATTCAAAACACGCAGAACCGCGATACCGACATCTTGCACCTCAAGGTCGATGAGTTATTGCGCGCGACCAAGGAGGCACAGAATGCGATGCTCGGCCTTGAGTCGCTGGACCTCAAGCAACTGGAAGCGCTGAGAAAGCATTACCAGGCCATGGGCCAGGGCGAAGCCAAGAGTCTTGAAGGGCTGGAAGAAAAGAACAAGGTAGACCTGAACCAGTGCTGA
- a CDS encoding type II toxin-antitoxin system HicB family antitoxin — MLYPIAISMGDDKHAWGVEVPDIPGCFSAGDDLDEAMAMAREAIEGHFEILAEDGSPIPPANTVTLHAANPKYAGCTWALVDIDVTKYLGKAQKLNITLPGYLLNRIDEYVLHHPEEKSRSGFLASAALKVLQQGR, encoded by the coding sequence ATGCTTTACCCGATTGCGATTTCCATGGGCGATGACAAGCACGCCTGGGGTGTTGAAGTGCCGGATATCCCCGGTTGTTTTTCCGCAGGCGACGACCTGGACGAGGCCATGGCGATGGCGCGTGAGGCCATCGAGGGTCACTTCGAGATTCTGGCTGAAGACGGCTCGCCGATTCCGCCGGCCAATACTGTGACGCTGCACGCAGCCAATCCGAAATATGCTGGCTGCACCTGGGCACTGGTGGACATCGATGTGACCAAGTACCTGGGCAAGGCGCAGAAACTCAACATCACGTTGCCCGGCTACCTGCTCAATCGTATTGATGAATATGTGTTGCACCATCCTGAAGAGAAGAGCCGTTCCGGCTTCCTGGCTTCGGCGGCGCTGAAGGTGTTGCAACAAGGGCGCTGA
- a CDS encoding LysE family translocator translates to MAELGLFLMALTVAYLLPGPDMILLLQTGARQGKSAALATAVGLGIARGCHVALAALGLSALFKTAPWTFDVVRLAGAAYLLWIGFQCLRTTLLPSFEHATVEAGKRRWHQAIRRGLLTNLLNPKALLFCSVLLPQFIDPQGGPVLGQFATLGVVLVGVGLLFDSAYALVGVALGRWLQRSPSAQRVQQWLFGSLLIGFAVRLTFVQQS, encoded by the coding sequence ATGGCAGAGCTCGGGTTGTTTTTGATGGCGTTGACGGTGGCGTATCTGTTGCCCGGGCCGGACATGATTCTGCTGCTGCAAACCGGTGCCCGTCAGGGCAAGAGCGCGGCGCTGGCAACGGCGGTGGGCCTGGGGATTGCTCGGGGGTGTCATGTTGCATTGGCGGCGTTGGGGCTTTCGGCCTTGTTCAAGACCGCGCCATGGACCTTTGATGTGGTGCGCCTGGCCGGGGCAGCCTATTTGTTATGGATCGGATTTCAATGCCTGCGGACCACGTTGTTGCCGAGCTTTGAACACGCCACTGTCGAGGCCGGAAAGCGCCGTTGGCACCAGGCGATTCGACGTGGGCTGCTGACCAATCTACTCAATCCCAAAGCGTTGCTGTTTTGCTCGGTGCTGTTGCCGCAGTTCATCGATCCACAAGGCGGGCCGGTGCTGGGGCAGTTTGCGACCCTGGGCGTGGTACTGGTCGGCGTCGGCCTGCTGTTCGATAGCGCCTATGCGTTGGTGGGTGTTGCACTGGGTCGCTGGCTTCAGCGTTCCCCTTCGGCCCAGCGCGTGCAGCAGTGGTTGTTTGGGAGTCTTTTGATTGGGTTTGCGGTGCGGCTGACGTTTGTGCAGCAGTCATAG
- a CDS encoding Lrp/AsnC family transcriptional regulator, with translation MKLDAFDRKILVALQRDGRLSNVQLAEEIGLSPSPCLRRVRMLEEAGVIRGYQAVLDRDEVGLGLTIFVGVKVERHNDERAEAFRQAVTALPEVISAFLVSGESDFLLQVVVPDLRAYDRFVTGHLLKLPGISDIRSNFAINTVKTPGALPLGHLPGAE, from the coding sequence ATGAAACTGGACGCCTTCGACCGCAAAATCCTCGTCGCGCTGCAACGCGACGGCCGCCTGAGCAACGTGCAACTGGCCGAAGAAATCGGCCTGTCCCCGTCGCCCTGCTTGCGCCGCGTGCGAATGCTCGAAGAGGCGGGGGTGATTCGTGGTTACCAAGCCGTCCTGGACCGCGACGAAGTGGGCCTCGGGCTGACGATCTTCGTCGGCGTCAAGGTCGAACGGCACAACGACGAGCGAGCCGAAGCATTTCGCCAGGCAGTGACGGCATTGCCCGAAGTGATCTCGGCGTTCCTGGTATCGGGCGAGTCGGATTTTCTACTGCAAGTCGTGGTGCCGGACCTGCGGGCTTATGATCGTTTTGTCACGGGGCATTTGTTGAAATTGCCCGGCATCAGCGATATCCGGAGTAACTTTGCGATTAATACGGTGAAGACGCCGGGGGCGTTGCCGTTGGGGCATTTGCCTGGGGCTGAATAG
- a CDS encoding type II toxin-antitoxin system ParD family antitoxin, which yields MGSVRKTITVANQRAQERNAELKDIRSALEDGESSGPPRPFNPDAFKQRMLLGRG from the coding sequence ATGGGAAGCGTTCGAAAAACTATAACCGTTGCCAATCAGCGCGCTCAGGAACGTAATGCCGAACTGAAGGATATCCGCTCGGCCCTTGAAGACGGTGAGTCCAGCGGCCCCCCTCGCCCATTCAATCCCGACGCATTCAAACAGCGAATGTTATTAGGACGTGGATAA
- a CDS encoding DUF3077 domain-containing protein produces MNENTELKTIGYTPFNYSADRALFRVNGGVPIQEALERASDLLHLAHRLAEDAAFEKSTDRYAWAAHFLLEMSKAVIDDVVKVITPRPAAESKKKSEAQ; encoded by the coding sequence ATGAACGAAAACACTGAGCTAAAAACCATCGGCTACACCCCCTTCAACTATTCCGCTGATCGAGCGCTGTTCCGTGTCAACGGCGGCGTCCCCATCCAAGAAGCATTGGAGCGGGCATCGGACCTTTTGCATCTCGCTCACCGGCTTGCCGAAGACGCGGCGTTTGAAAAGAGCACCGACCGATACGCCTGGGCTGCGCACTTTTTGTTGGAGATGAGCAAGGCGGTGATTGATGACGTTGTGAAAGTCATTACGCCAAGACCAGCAGCTGAGTCCAAGAAAAAATCCGAGGCGCAGTAG